From a single Cydia strobilella chromosome 17, ilCydStro3.1, whole genome shotgun sequence genomic region:
- the LOC134748760 gene encoding probable alpha-ketoglutarate-dependent hypophosphite dioxygenase, producing MEAAWLGSAMEKATSGENYSVHSVHNLQYHSSIFANALHNENLLDTLEGVMGTEDILLHHTKAHYKPPRVGAPYLMHQDYHYFPFKKHSMVAAFIHIDKADPENGGLCIYPGSHKHGPLEDVGTIEKGDAYHYVDPKKYPIEKATPVVAERGDVVIFSYLTLHGSYRNLSDRPRRMYLIQLMAADDEPLVPGVHKSLGQGWVLRGKNDYKKADMAERFLH from the exons ATGGAGGCGGCGTGGCTCGGATCGGCTATGGAGAAGGCAACAAGCGGCGAGAATTATTCC GTGCACTCCGTCCACAACCTGCAGTACCACAGCTCAATCTTCGCCAACGCTCTCCACAACGAGAACCTGCTGGATACTCTGGAAGGCGTCATGGGCACTGAAGACATCCTGCTCCATCACACCAAGGCTCACTACAAGCCACCCAGAGTAGGAGCGCCGTACCTTATGCACCAG GATTACCACTACTTCCCGTTCAAGAAGCACTCCATGGTAGCCGCCTTCATCCACATCGACAAGGCCGACCCCGAGAACGGAGGTCTCTGCATCTACCCTGGTTCACACAAACACGGACCTCTAGAAGACGTCGGCACCATTGAGAAGGGAGACGCCTACCATTACGTAGACCCT AAAAAATACCCCATCGAGAAGGCAACGCCCGTAGTCGCCGAGCGCGGTGACGTGGTCATCTTCTCGTACCTGACCCTGCACGGAAGCTACCGTAACCTGTCCGACCGCCCGCGCCGCATGTACCTCATCCAGCTCATGGCGGCCGACGATGAGCCCCTCGTCCCCGGCGTACACAAGAGCTTGGGACAAGGCTGGGTGCTCCGAGGCAAGAACGACTACAAGAAAGCTGACATGGCTGAACGGTTCCTCCACTGA